From Oryza sativa Japonica Group chromosome 4, ASM3414082v1, one genomic window encodes:
- the LOC4335937 gene encoding two-component response regulator ORR1 — translation MEGGRGVTRVLLVDDSPVDRRVVQLLLSSSACAGSFHVIAVDSAKKAMEFLGLKEEGKEQAIDMVLTDYCMPEMTGYELLKAIKALSPLKPIPVIVMSSENEPQRISRCMNAGAEDFIVKPLQSKDVQRLRNCSPANTQCCDAGSDGKPPLLLLPSDHVVVDATAASPPPPPSRRRAHFAGVAMVLHSSSVELSHYFPFLFKFILLVYAILCLGELLHRWSNGCFLNLWCA, via the exons AtggaaggaggaaggggggtGACGAGGGTGCTGCTGGTGGACGACTCGCCGGTGGACAGGAGGGTGGTGCAGCTCCTCCTCAGCAGCAGCGCATGCGCCGGCTCATTCCACG TAATCGCCGTCGACAGCGCCAAGAAGGCCATGGAGTTCCTCGGCCTCAAGGAAGAAggcaag GAGCAGGCCATCGACATGGTGCTCACCGACTACTGCATGCCTGAGATGACTGGTTATGAGCTTCTCAAAGCCATCAAg GCGCTGAGCCCTCTGAAGCCGATCCCAGTGATCGTCATGTCGTCGGAAAACGAGCCCCAGAGGATCAGCAG ATGCATGAATGCTGGTGCTGAAGATTTCATCGTAAAGCCTCTTCAAAGCAAGGACGTACAGCGTCTCAGGaactgctcgccggcgaacacgCAGTGCTGCGACGCCGGGAGCGACGGcaagccgccgctgctgctgctgccatcggaccacgtcgtcgtcgacgccaccgccgcgtcgccgccgccgccgccgtcccggcgTCGGGCGCACTTCGCTGGAGTTGCCATG GTCCTGCACTCGTCGAGCGTCGAGCTGTCACATTACTTCCCTTTCCTCTTCAAGTTCATCCTGCTGGTGTACGCCATCCTGTGCCTGGGTGAGCTGCTGCACAGATGGTCAAACGGCTGCTTCCTCAACCTGTGGTGTGCTTGA